The following proteins are encoded in a genomic region of Gimesia algae:
- a CDS encoding DNA methyltransferase: protein MSTSDEPAKKKRTRRLPPPYNALDGKRWIQNSISVWSDIRKSLEEVRLKHPAIFPEMLVERLIETFLPLQGEVILDPFAGSGSTIFTAEKMGKTGIGLELSEDYAEVARQRLTALHLEADDQTECKSRIIHGSALNLEEHVSPESVDLCITSPPYWNVLNQRRSADHKAVRHYGNHDQDLGVIEDYNAFLDELNRVFSQVLTALKPGAYCCAIVMDLRKRSQFFPFHSDLATRLQEIGFLYDDLIIWNRQAEYNNLRPLGYPSVFRVNKVHEFIVLMQKPKQ, encoded by the coding sequence GTGTCGACTTCTGATGAACCAGCCAAAAAGAAACGCACCAGGCGGCTGCCTCCACCCTATAATGCGCTGGACGGCAAACGCTGGATCCAGAATTCGATCAGTGTCTGGAGTGACATTCGCAAGTCGCTTGAGGAAGTCCGGCTCAAGCATCCCGCGATTTTCCCCGAAATGCTGGTCGAACGACTCATCGAGACGTTTCTCCCCTTACAGGGGGAGGTGATCCTCGATCCATTTGCTGGATCGGGCAGTACAATTTTCACCGCGGAAAAAATGGGTAAAACCGGGATCGGACTGGAACTGTCAGAAGATTATGCGGAAGTGGCCCGGCAACGTCTCACGGCGCTTCATCTCGAAGCCGACGACCAGACTGAATGTAAGTCACGCATTATACATGGTTCTGCACTCAATTTAGAAGAACACGTTTCACCGGAAAGCGTCGACTTATGTATTACCTCACCTCCTTACTGGAATGTCTTGAACCAGCGACGTTCAGCAGACCACAAGGCGGTCCGTCATTATGGGAACCATGATCAGGATCTCGGGGTCATCGAAGACTACAATGCGTTTCTCGATGAATTAAACCGTGTTTTTTCCCAGGTTTTAACGGCGTTGAAACCTGGTGCCTACTGCTGTGCCATCGTCATGGACCTGCGTAAACGCAGCCAGTTTTTTCCCTTTCACAGTGACCTTGCTACCCGTCTGCAGGAGATTGGTTTTCTCTACGACGATCTGATCATCTGGAATCGCCAGGCCGAATATAATAATCTCAGGCCTCTCGGATATCCCTCCGTTTTTCGCGTGAATAAAGTCCATGAGTTTATCGTACTGATGCAAAAGCCCAAACAATAA